Genomic DNA from Roseofilum casamattae BLCC-M143:
CGGCTTCTCCAACCCAGTCTTCAGCGACTTCAACCTCCATCACCTCTCCAGAGAAACGCTATCCTTGCCCCATCTATACCGGTACAGTTATAACCGGCTTACAGATCGAACCTTCCCCAGCATGGTTGCAACAGCGCTTAATTTCTGCTGGCGTGCGCCCGATTAATAATATTGTTGACATTACCAACTACGTGCTGCTGGAATGGGGACAACCGCTTCATGCCTTCGATTACGATCGCCTATTAGCTGTTAGTAAAAAAGACAGCGTCACCGTCGGCGTGCGCTTTGCTAACCCTAGCGAAACTCTCGTAACCTTAGACGGGCAATCGCGCAATTTAACCCCGAAAACTCTGGTTATTACAGCAGAAGACCAACCGGTTGCACTCGCTGGCGTCATGGGAGGAGAATTGACGGAAGTTCATAGCGAGACTACCCAGATTTTACTCGAAGCTGCCTTATTCGATCCTGCTGTGACCCGCCGTTCGGCTCGCAGTCAAGGGCTGCGCACGGAAGCCTCCGCTCGCTACGAACGAGGCGTGAATCCCGCGGAGCTAGAAATTGCGGCAGCCCGAGCCATTCAACTGCTACAAGAGTTAGCTGGTGCCAAAGTCGTGGCTGGGGATAAAACTGATTTTCGCAGCGAGCAGCAACTGGCCGAGCGACAAATTTCTCTGCGCTTGAATAGAATTCACCAGTTTCTCGGCGCTCCCTTAGTCGGTGAAGAGGGAGACAAAGAACCGGGAGAACTTTCCCCGGAGGAGATCGAACGGATTTTAATGGCATTAGGTTGCACCCTAGAGCGGCAAACCTCCGAGAGCGGAGCAGTAACCTGGTTGGTAACCGTTCCTCCTTATCGGTATCGAGATTTAGAGCGGGAAATTGACTTGATTGAAGAAGTGGCTCGGTTATACGGGTACGATAACTTCTGCGAAACCCTGCCCGCTCAAGGCGAGCCGGGATATTTGCCGACAGATGAGGGGATTGCGCGGCGGTTGCGCGAGTCTCTACGTGGGATTGGCTTAACTGAGGTAATGCATTACTCTTATGGGCTGACTCACCCACGCCAAGATAGCTTGTTGTACGCGACGGAATTAGCACAAGTGGCGATCGCCAATCCCCTATTTGCCGAATATTCCACCCTGCGTACGGAGCTGTTATCCGCCCTGATTTTAGCCTTTCAATACAATTTGGAACAAGGTAACGGACCCCTGAACTGTTTTGAAATCGGTCGGGTCTTCTGGCGCGAGGAAGACGGCTTCATGGAAGCTGATTCTGTCGCTGGAATTATCGCTGCCACCTCTGTGGGTAATTGGATGCGCAGCGGAAAAACAGCATCCTTAAGCTGGTATGAAGCAAAAGGACTTTTGGAATGTGTCTTCGATCGCCTCGGACTCTCAGTTACTCCCGGACAACTCTCTGCCATGACAGCCCAGAGTCGCGTCGAATACCAACCCCATCAGCAAGATCGACGATTTCATCCGGGGCGCACGGCTTCATTATGGTTGCAAGGAGAGCGGTTGGGAACCTTCGGGCAATTACACCCGCAATTGCGTCAAGAGTTAGACCTGCCGGATGAAATTTACGGATTTGAATTAGATCTGGAAGTGATTCTGTCGGCGTTGGAACAAGAGGAGAAACTGCAACCGATTTATCAGGGATATTCCACGTATCCGGGCAGCGATCGCGATTTAGCCTTCTTTGCCAATTCGGAGATTTCCGCAGCAGAACTGGAAAAAGTGATGGTGACCGCAGCGGCGAAAGGACAGCCGAAAGGGTCCTCATTGTTAGAATCGGTGGAGTTATTCGATCGCTATCAAGGGGAAAATGTGCCGGAAGGACAGCGTTCTCTCGCCTTTCGCTTAGTCTATCGTGCCAGCGATCGCACTTTATCCGACTCCGATGTCGAACCCATTCATCAACGAGTGCGCGAGGCATTGGCAGAGAAATTTAGCGTTACCTTAAGAAGCTAAATTGCGATCGGAGAGGGTCGTGATGAGTACAAAACACCTAGACCGTTCCCCTAACGATCGCGATACACTGGTAAACAGGAAAAGTAAGGGAGGGAGTTGCAGATGGGGTGACCCTCATCTGAGGAAAGTCCGGACTCCCGAAAGACCAAACTTGCTGGATAATTCCCAGTGCGAGCGATCGCGAGGATAGTGCCACAGAAACATACCGCCGATGGTGCATTGCGCGCACAGGTAAGGGTGCAAAGGTGCGGTAAGAGCGCACCAGCAGCATCGAGAGGTGCTGGCTCGGTAAACCCCGGTTGGGAGCAAGGCAGAGGAACGACGGTTGGTCTTTTACCGGTTCCGTTTATGAAACCGCTCGAGGCGTTTGGTAACAAGCGTCCCAGATAGATAACTCCCCTCAATTGTTCTCTAGAATATTTCTAGGAATAGGTTGAGAACAGAACCCGGCTTATGACTTACTTTTCCCTTTCTTTTTTCGGGTTTCGAGGAATAGCGAACCATCGAGATTACCCCATTGCGAATTCTGTAAACTGTCCGATAAAAGGCGGTTCAAAGCCCAGAATAATATCCGTTTATGGAATGGAGAAAAGCCGCTGGTAAACTTTATATCGAATCGCTAATCCGCTTTAGAGGCAGCGAGACCTTTGGCTGGCTATTGATTGACCTCTCCTGCCTCATAGTATTCGGAAGACTGGCAGTAAAAACGATAGGTTAAACCCACCGATGCACTGGCTAACCCTAATGCTAATCCCCACCATAATCCGGCTTCCTGTAACGAGCCAACAATACCTAAATAATAGCCAGAGGGAAACCCGATCGCCCAATAACAGAAAAAGCCGATCGCAAACGGAATGCGCGTATCTTTAATTCCCCGCAACGCCCCTCCCGCAACCGCTTGAATTCCATCAACCATTTGGAACAATGCGGCGATCGCTAATAACTGTTTCGCCACCTCAACCACCGGCAGATTTTCCGGATTGCTCGTATCCAAATACATCCCAATAATGGCTTCGGGAAAGCACCAAAATAAGATGCTCATAGCCATCATAAATAATGCCGATAAACTAATCCCGGTAAACCCTGCCCGTCTGATACCTTGCCAATCTTGTTGCCCGAGATACTGTCCGACTCTCATCGTGGTTGCATAAGCAATACCGACGCTAACCATAAACGTCATCCCGGCCGTTTGCAATGCAATTTTATGAGCGGCTAAAGAGACTGTTCCCAGACTGCCAATAATATAACTAACCGTGAGAAATGAAAGAGACTCTACTGCTAACAACATTGCCGCTGGTATCCCCAATTGAATCAATTCAAAAAGTACGGTCAGATCCCAGCTTATTCCACCCTCGAATAAATGATAAGAGCGGAGAAAACGATCCTTAGATAAACCAATAGCAACCACAATTAACTTCACCCAAAAGGCAAACGTACTCGCCCAACCAATACCTGCCAATCCTAATTCTGGAAATCCGAATTTTCCATACATTAATACATAATTTCCGATGGCATTGAGCAAAATCCCAGCAACCATAACGATCGAAATTAGACGGGGGCGATTGAGAGCTGAGGTTAAGTTTTTCAGGAAAATAAAGCCAACGGCAGCAGGAAAGCCCCAAACGATCGCGTGAAAATAGATTTCTGCGATGGCCAAATGTTCCTCAGACTGTCCCAAGTGTCGTAAAATCGGTCTCAGATTCCAGATCGCGACCATCAGCGGAATCGAAATTATTGCCGAGAGCAATATGCCATTACCAGCAACCCGGCGCAACAATGGGAAATCTTTACCTCCCAGAGAAATCGCCGCCATTGCTCCGACTGATGAGAGCATCCCGGACGTAACTAATAAAAACGTCGTAAACGTGATTGTCCCCAAAGATCCGGCCGCGAGAACCAAACTTCCCAACTGACCCATCATGATGCTATCGATAAAATTAATCGCAGCTTCCGAGAGTTGCAGAGCAGCTAAGGGAATAGCCAATTGCAGACAAGCTCGTGCTTCCGCGATCGCCACAGATTTAAAAGTCATACCAACCTACCCCAATGAAAGGTTAGTCTAACATTAAAAATCCCGATCTCTGCGCGCCAATTTTGATAAACTATTAGCCAGATCTATTCAAGCTACAAGCGCATGATCCAAGTTCAAGCCAAAGCTGCAAAATCCGCAGGAGCCTCTCTCGAATCCTATCAGTTTGAGATCGACTCGCCCCAAGAGTTTGAGTGTTTAATTAAAGTCAAATCCTGCGGAATTTGCCATTCCGATTTACATATCATCGATAATGATTGGGGAGTATCGCGCTATCCCGCAGTCCCCGGCCATGAAATTATTGGCGAAGTTCTAGAAATCGGATCTCAAGTCAAACACCTGAAAGTTGGAGATCTCGTCGGAGTCGGTTGGCAAAAAAGCGCCTGTTTGCAATGCCGTCAATGTTTGCAAGGCAATGAAAATCTCTGTCGCGAGAACAAAGCCATAATAGTTTCCGGGTATGGCGGATTTGCCAGCCATTTACTCGCCGACTCCCGTTTTGTCTTCTCCATCCCCAAAGATATTGACCCCACCCATGCAGGACCCCTCCTCTGCGGTGGAGTTACTGTCTATTCTGCGTTGCGTCATGCGGGAATGACCTCCGGGCAAGATATTGGTATTATCGGTATCGGTGGGTTGGGTCATCTGGCCGTGCAATTCGCCCAGCGTTTGGGCAATCAAGTGACCGTTTTTACCACATCTGCCGATAAAGCGGAGTTCGCCAAACAGCAAGGTGCAGATCGCGCAATTATTGTTCCCAAAGGCGAAAGCCCGCCGCCACCGGAACAACCATTACAGATTATCCTCAATACGGTTCCCGTAAATTTAGACTGGCCGGCTTATATCAACTACTTAGATGCCGACGGTACTTTAACTTTTGTTGGCGTCAATGATGCGCTCTTAAACCTTCCTGTTGTTTCGCTCTTGGCTCTGCGCAGGCGTATTATGGCATCTATCACTGGCGGACGCGCTATCTTAATGGAAATGTTAGATGTAGCTGCTCGGCACGGGATTAAACCGGTTATCGAAACCTTTCCGTTTGAAGATGTGAATGAGGCGATTGAGAGAGTGCGATCGAATAAAGTTCGCTATCGAGCTATTCTGACGATGGATTAACCAACGAACCGAATTGTGTATAGCATTAGGATACTATAGCGATCGCAATAACTCAGAGACCATCATGTTGGCTTGCGAGCCATATCCTCCACCAAATAAGTTGAAGTGATTGAGAATGTGGTACAGATTGTACAGGGTTTTGCGGCGAGAGTATCCTTCGTTTTGGGGAAATATCTCATGATATCCTTGATAAAATGCCGGGGGAAATCCACCAAATAACTCGGTGATTGCTAAATCGACTTCGCGATCGCCAACATAAGTAGCGGGATCGAAAATAACCGGTTCTCCCGTCACCAAACAAGCGGCATTTCCCGACCATAAATCGCCGTGAACTAAGGACGGCTGAGGATCGTGTCCTTCTAGTAAATCTCCTACCGCTGCTAGTAATTCTTTTTCTTGCGGAAAATTACCGCCGCGCCGTCGTGCCAGGCGGAACTGATATCCCAAGCGATGTTCGCGGTAAAAGTCTACCCAGTTATCCGTCCGGGTATTAATTTGCGGAGTCGAACCAATGGTATTATTTCGATCCCAACCAAACGTTCCGGAAGATACTTCAGTTCCGTGCATTTGCGCCAGTTGCCGACCCATTTCTGCCCAAGATTTAGTATTACCGCCACCGAATTCTAATGCTTCTAGAATAATATAAGCAGAGTTGCCCGTAACTCCGGTACAAATAGGATGGGGAACGCGAATGGTTTGGGTCAATTTTATTTGCTCTAATCCCAAGGCTTCTGCTTCAAACATCTCGATATCGACGGCGCGATTGAGTTTGACAAAATAGGTACGATTTCCACCAACTACTTTGTATCCTTGATTGATGCAGCCTCCGCTGACAGAACGATGAGATTCAATCTCGAAGGGTTTTCCTGTGGCTTGACTAATGCGATCGCCAATTTCTTTCCACATAGTATTAATTAAAAATAAATCTTCCAGTAAGGTATACATAAATAAAGTTTTGGCGATCGCATTTGAGTTTACCAGAGATGCGATCGCTTTTATTTTACCAGTTCCCGAGCCGGCGATCGAGATGTATCCCAGGGCAGAGGAAAGTGCTGTATCTATTACGCCACTTACGCCACTGACATGGTTTCTGGAGTCCAAGAATGACCGAGGACGGCAAACACTTGGCGCTGCTCGAAGAGCAAGACGAGATCGGGATTAATCTTGCCGGCTTCGGCTTCTTCATGTAAGATTTTCATGACCAGATCGATGGGAAGGCGACGTTTATAGGGACGGTCGGCAGCAGTGAGCGCATCATAGATATCAGCCACGCTCATCATTTGCGTTTGCATGGGAATATCTTGCTGGCGCAGACCTTGCGGATATCCGCTACCATCGAGTTTTTCATGATGACTGTAGGCGATCGCGGGGACATCTTGCAAGCCTTTCGTCCAAGGAATGCGCTTGAGAAATTCGTAGGAATGAGTGACGTGAGCTTCGATAGCCAGCCTCTCTTGCGGCGTTAAATTACCGCGACGGACGAGCAATTGTTGAATTTCTTCTGGGGTAATTAACGGTTGCAGTTTTCCATCAATATCGGGATAAGTGAATTGCGAGATTTGCTCGAGTTGGGACTCAATAATTTCATAATGACTCTTCAGTTGTTCGACTTCTGAAGGAGATTTTAGCTGTTCGATTAAATCCCGAGATTGGTTTAAATAGGCGATCGCATCGCTTAAGTTTTGCTCGAGTCCGGCCAGATGGCGACAGTGGGGACAGTTATCGGAATTGTGGGATTTGTGTTGATGGCTGGGATGCTCGACTAAGTATTTAAATTTTGCTTGCGCGCATTCCATTTCTAGGGTACGT
This window encodes:
- a CDS encoding NAD(P)-dependent alcohol dehydrogenase, producing MIQVQAKAAKSAGASLESYQFEIDSPQEFECLIKVKSCGICHSDLHIIDNDWGVSRYPAVPGHEIIGEVLEIGSQVKHLKVGDLVGVGWQKSACLQCRQCLQGNENLCRENKAIIVSGYGGFASHLLADSRFVFSIPKDIDPTHAGPLLCGGVTVYSALRHAGMTSGQDIGIIGIGGLGHLAVQFAQRLGNQVTVFTTSADKAEFAKQQGADRAIIVPKGESPPPPEQPLQIILNTVPVNLDWPAYINYLDADGTLTFVGVNDALLNLPVVSLLALRRRIMASITGGRAILMEMLDVAARHGIKPVIETFPFEDVNEAIERVRSNKVRYRAILTMD
- a CDS encoding MATE family efflux transporter, which gives rise to MTFKSVAIAEARACLQLAIPLAALQLSEAAINFIDSIMMGQLGSLVLAAGSLGTITFTTFLLVTSGMLSSVGAMAAISLGGKDFPLLRRVAGNGILLSAIISIPLMVAIWNLRPILRHLGQSEEHLAIAEIYFHAIVWGFPAAVGFIFLKNLTSALNRPRLISIVMVAGILLNAIGNYVLMYGKFGFPELGLAGIGWASTFAFWVKLIVVAIGLSKDRFLRSYHLFEGGISWDLTVLFELIQLGIPAAMLLAVESLSFLTVSYIIGSLGTVSLAAHKIALQTAGMTFMVSVGIAYATTMRVGQYLGQQDWQGIRRAGFTGISLSALFMMAMSILFWCFPEAIIGMYLDTSNPENLPVVEVAKQLLAIAALFQMVDGIQAVAGGALRGIKDTRIPFAIGFFCYWAIGFPSGYYLGIVGSLQEAGLWWGLALGLASASVGLTYRFYCQSSEYYEAGEVNQ
- the pheT gene encoding phenylalanine--tRNA ligase subunit beta — protein: MRISLNWLQELVDITISANELAHTLTMAGFEVEDIEDRRTWADGVVVGEITEADRHPNADKLQVCQVNVGQPEPLTIVCGAANARAGIRVPVAVVGTYLSQIDLKIKSAKLRGVKSFGMICSLSELGLEKESDGIHIFADETLALGSDVRPLLGLDDTILDVTSTANRADALSLVGIAREVAALTGAPLRIPSIEPLATPGGSGKVAVNIDETMTAASPTQSSATSTSITSPEKRYPCPIYTGTVITGLQIEPSPAWLQQRLISAGVRPINNIVDITNYVLLEWGQPLHAFDYDRLLAVSKKDSVTVGVRFANPSETLVTLDGQSRNLTPKTLVITAEDQPVALAGVMGGELTEVHSETTQILLEAALFDPAVTRRSARSQGLRTEASARYERGVNPAELEIAAARAIQLLQELAGAKVVAGDKTDFRSEQQLAERQISLRLNRIHQFLGAPLVGEEGDKEPGELSPEEIERILMALGCTLERQTSESGAVTWLVTVPPYRYRDLEREIDLIEEVARLYGYDNFCETLPAQGEPGYLPTDEGIARRLRESLRGIGLTEVMHYSYGLTHPRQDSLLYATELAQVAIANPLFAEYSTLRTELLSALILAFQYNLEQGNGPLNCFEIGRVFWREEDGFMEADSVAGIIAATSVGNWMRSGKTASLSWYEAKGLLECVFDRLGLSVTPGQLSAMTAQSRVEYQPHQQDRRFHPGRTASLWLQGERLGTFGQLHPQLRQELDLPDEIYGFELDLEVILSALEQEEKLQPIYQGYSTYPGSDRDLAFFANSEISAAELEKVMVTAAAKGQPKGSSLLESVELFDRYQGENVPEGQRSLAFRLVYRASDRTLSDSDVEPIHQRVREALAEKFSVTLRS
- a CDS encoding fructosamine kinase family protein, with the translated sequence MWKEIGDRISQATGKPFEIESHRSVSGGCINQGYKVVGGNRTYFVKLNRAVDIEMFEAEALGLEQIKLTQTIRVPHPICTGVTGNSAYIILEALEFGGGNTKSWAEMGRQLAQMHGTEVSSGTFGWDRNNTIGSTPQINTRTDNWVDFYREHRLGYQFRLARRRGGNFPQEKELLAAVGDLLEGHDPQPSLVHGDLWSGNAACLVTGEPVIFDPATYVGDREVDLAITELFGGFPPAFYQGYHEIFPQNEGYSRRKTLYNLYHILNHFNLFGGGYGSQANMMVSELLRSL